The following proteins are encoded in a genomic region of Halopelagius longus:
- a CDS encoding beta-mannosidase, with amino-acid sequence MQTRTLTGRWEFRSRGDDRRLPASVPGGVYSDLLAAGEIPDPYYADNELDLQWVGETDWVYERTVELDEAFLDEESVLLRCEGLDTVATVEVNGTVVGETANMHRCYEFDAAEALVTGENEIRVAFDSPVEYSRERAEAHDYEVPTLRYPVDQPGRNFIRKAQCHYGWDWGPCLPTVGIWRDIELVAFSDPRVECVKTEQTHRGDGDVDLSVTVGIDAPTAADTLVTASVTGATAADRVALQAGTSEVTLDLTVSDPDLWWPNGYGDQPLYELVVELTSPDRDAVHDARTERIGFRELSLRRDDDGDDGELFQFEVNGVPVFAKGANWIPVDALHGNVTEERYDDLLESAVDANMNMLRVWGGGYYEHDAFYDRCDELGVLVWQDFMFSCALYPADDDFLDSVEAEVRYQVRRLTDHPSLALWCGNNEIEMGLQSWFDGRNHLEDLYEDYETLFYDLFDSIVEEEDPTRTYWPGSPSSGTGRRDPYQEDKGDVHFWDVWHSGEPFEEYHSVEPRFVSEFGYQSFPSVSTLSDVVPEDQLNPTAPLMEHHQRHENGNGKILGQMTDYFRFPFSFDGFVYLSQVQQALAMKTAIEHWRRLKPYCTGTLYWQFNDLWQCASWSSVEYGGDWKALQHVARRIYAPVLLSTERDDDELNVWLTSDRREPLDGTVSVELLSFEGDVLATRRAEASVPALASESVLTVDIGSLVPDGRTDEVFVRATFDGADSHPAYAFFEEFKRLELPEPDVSVAVSGDELVLSTDAAALFVALDVPADGTFSDNYFHLVPGEEKTVRFDADDAGDVETTLRDDLWVTHVGATY; translated from the coding sequence ATGCAGACGCGTACCTTGACCGGAAGGTGGGAGTTTCGCTCTCGGGGCGACGACCGGCGGTTGCCGGCGTCCGTCCCCGGCGGCGTCTACTCCGACCTCTTGGCGGCGGGCGAGATACCGGACCCCTACTACGCGGACAACGAACTTGACCTGCAGTGGGTCGGAGAGACCGACTGGGTGTACGAACGCACCGTCGAACTGGACGAGGCGTTCCTCGACGAGGAGTCGGTTCTCCTCCGCTGTGAAGGCCTCGACACCGTCGCCACCGTTGAGGTGAACGGCACCGTCGTCGGCGAGACGGCCAACATGCACCGGTGCTACGAGTTCGACGCGGCGGAGGCACTCGTCACGGGCGAGAACGAGATACGCGTGGCGTTCGACTCGCCGGTGGAGTACAGTCGAGAACGCGCCGAGGCGCACGACTACGAGGTGCCGACGCTCCGCTACCCGGTGGACCAACCCGGTCGGAACTTCATCCGAAAGGCGCAGTGTCACTATGGGTGGGACTGGGGGCCCTGCCTTCCGACGGTCGGCATCTGGCGCGACATCGAACTCGTCGCGTTCTCCGACCCGCGCGTCGAGTGCGTGAAGACCGAACAGACGCACCGGGGCGACGGCGACGTGGACCTCTCGGTCACCGTCGGCATCGACGCGCCGACGGCGGCGGACACCCTCGTGACGGCCTCCGTCACGGGCGCGACGGCCGCGGACCGCGTCGCCCTCCAAGCGGGCACCTCGGAAGTGACGCTCGATCTCACCGTCTCGGACCCCGACCTGTGGTGGCCGAACGGCTACGGCGACCAACCGCTGTACGAACTCGTCGTCGAACTCACCTCGCCCGACCGCGACGCGGTTCACGACGCCCGGACCGAGCGCATCGGCTTCCGCGAACTGTCGCTCCGCCGGGACGACGACGGCGACGACGGCGAACTGTTCCAGTTCGAGGTCAACGGCGTCCCCGTATTCGCGAAGGGGGCGAACTGGATTCCGGTCGACGCGCTTCACGGCAACGTCACCGAGGAACGCTACGACGACCTATTGGAGAGCGCGGTGGACGCCAACATGAACATGCTCCGCGTGTGGGGCGGCGGCTACTACGAACACGACGCGTTCTACGACCGATGCGACGAACTCGGCGTCCTCGTCTGGCAGGACTTCATGTTCTCCTGCGCGCTCTACCCCGCGGACGACGACTTCCTCGACTCCGTGGAGGCGGAGGTCCGGTACCAGGTCCGCCGCCTGACCGATCACCCCTCGCTCGCACTCTGGTGCGGCAACAACGAGATAGAGATGGGCCTGCAGAGCTGGTTCGACGGAAGGAACCACCTCGAGGACCTGTACGAGGACTACGAGACGCTGTTCTACGACTTGTTCGACTCCATCGTCGAGGAGGAGGACCCGACGCGGACGTACTGGCCGGGGTCGCCCTCCAGCGGAACCGGAAGGCGCGACCCGTACCAGGAGGACAAAGGTGACGTCCATTTCTGGGACGTCTGGCACAGCGGCGAACCGTTCGAGGAGTACCACTCGGTCGAACCGCGGTTCGTCTCGGAGTTCGGCTACCAGTCGTTCCCCTCGGTTTCGACACTCTCGGACGTGGTGCCCGAGGACCAACTGAACCCCACCGCACCGCTGATGGAACACCACCAGCGTCACGAGAACGGCAACGGTAAGATTCTGGGGCAGATGACCGACTACTTCCGATTTCCCTTCTCGTTCGACGGCTTCGTCTACCTCAGCCAGGTCCAACAGGCGCTGGCGATGAAGACGGCCATCGAGCACTGGCGGCGACTCAAGCCGTACTGCACGGGGACGTTGTACTGGCAATTCAACGACCTCTGGCAGTGCGCGTCGTGGTCGTCCGTCGAGTACGGCGGCGACTGGAAGGCGCTTCAGCACGTCGCGCGGCGCATCTACGCGCCCGTGCTCCTCAGTACCGAACGCGACGACGACGAACTGAACGTGTGGCTGACCTCGGACCGACGCGAACCCCTCGACGGGACGGTCAGCGTGGAACTGCTCTCGTTCGAGGGCGACGTTTTAGCGACGCGACGGGCCGAGGCGTCGGTTCCGGCGCTCGCGAGCGAATCCGTTCTGACCGTCGATATCGGCTCGCTCGTTCCGGATGGACGGACCGACGAGGTGTTCGTCCGGGCCACCTTCGACGGTGCCGACTCCCACCCCGCCTACGCCTTCTTCGAGGAGTTCAAGCGCCTCGAACTCCCGGAACCGGACGTCTCCGTAGCCGTCTCGGGCGACGAACTCGTCCTCAGCACGGACGCCGCGGCGCTGTTCGTCGCCCTCGACGTCCCCGCCGACGGCACGTTCTCCGACAACTACTTCCACCTCGTCCCCGGCGAGGAGAAGACGGTCCGCTTCGACGCCGACGACGCCGGCGACGTCGAGACGACTCTCCGAGACGACCTCTGGGTGACGCACGTCGGGGCGACGTACTGA
- a CDS encoding IclR family transcriptional regulator gives MTEPPGTGGRGGNEGGKTIQSVETALSVLEYIREHGEVGVSEAATVLDCSKSTVHHHLTTLVERGYVEKVDGRYRLGLTFLALGGEVRERQRLYHLGKDDVDALADRTGEKARLIVEHDGRGITLYQSTGENVADTDTHTHVGSVEELHCTAAGKAFLAELSADELDAYLADAPLTAYTDATITDPDALREELEAIRSRGVAFDDEERYEGVRCVASAIDVGTGELLGALSVSGPTERIDDDRFRTDIPNRIQNVVGVVEINTTYSEWTDAF, from the coding sequence ATGACCGAGCCACCGGGTACCGGGGGTCGAGGCGGGAACGAGGGCGGCAAGACGATACAGTCGGTCGAAACCGCGCTCTCCGTCTTGGAGTACATCCGCGAACACGGCGAGGTAGGCGTCTCCGAGGCGGCGACGGTCCTCGACTGCTCGAAGAGCACGGTCCACCACCACCTCACGACGCTGGTCGAACGGGGCTACGTGGAGAAGGTGGACGGCCGCTACCGACTCGGTCTCACGTTCCTCGCTCTCGGCGGGGAGGTGCGCGAACGCCAGCGTCTCTACCACCTCGGGAAGGACGACGTGGACGCGTTGGCCGACCGAACCGGGGAGAAGGCGCGCCTCATCGTCGAACACGACGGGCGCGGCATCACCCTCTATCAATCGACCGGCGAGAACGTCGCCGACACCGACACCCACACCCACGTCGGAAGCGTCGAGGAACTCCACTGCACCGCCGCCGGGAAGGCGTTCCTCGCCGAACTCTCGGCGGACGAACTCGACGCCTACCTCGCCGACGCGCCGTTGACGGCGTACACCGACGCGACGATAACCGACCCCGACGCCCTCCGCGAGGAACTGGAGGCGATTCGCTCCCGCGGCGTCGCCTTCGACGACGAGGAACGGTACGAAGGCGTTCGCTGCGTCGCCTCCGCCATCGACGTGGGGACCGGCGAACTACTCGGCGCACTCAGCGTCTCCGGTCCGACCGAAAGAATCGACGACGACCGGTTCCGGACCGACATCCCGAACCGAATCCAGAACGTCGTCGGCGTCGTCGAGATAAACACGACGTACTCCGAGTGGACCGACGCCTTCTGA
- a CDS encoding Gfo/Idh/MocA family protein, with the protein MDNTELRIGIVGLGPHGTNHVEILTDMGHEVFGVDADPKARREFQRQFDTTTFESPADLFAQDIDAAVISTPNKFHEAAAVKALETGLDVLLEKPLAHTLESAERIAEAAERTGNICAVGFHHRYRNICQVAKSYVEEGYLGEVTHVDARFVRRRGVPGRGTWYTSKDIAGGGALMDVGAHLLDMLLFLSDWPEITDVMATARSDFGHHDDYAYLHMWGEDDEGRMYDVEDSVTAFCEFDNGMTANVEVAWAANMESTHSYMLRGTEAGAHLDITNTLDEVELEVSERNRLELYEARSGRSDHFVNSEIVAPFNDPYHDELAAFTRAVATDESPELTDIDQALQVQRAIDRIYRAGRGD; encoded by the coding sequence ATGGACAACACGGAACTCCGGATCGGAATCGTCGGCTTGGGTCCCCACGGGACGAACCACGTCGAGATTCTCACCGACATGGGCCACGAGGTGTTCGGCGTGGACGCCGACCCGAAGGCCCGCCGGGAGTTCCAACGCCAGTTCGATACGACGACGTTCGAGAGTCCGGCCGACCTGTTCGCGCAGGACATCGATGCGGCGGTCATCTCGACGCCGAACAAGTTCCACGAGGCCGCCGCGGTGAAAGCCCTCGAAACGGGGCTCGACGTGCTACTGGAGAAACCGCTGGCGCACACCTTAGAGAGCGCAGAGCGCATCGCCGAGGCGGCGGAGCGAACGGGGAACATCTGCGCCGTCGGATTCCACCACCGCTACCGCAACATCTGTCAGGTGGCGAAATCCTACGTCGAGGAGGGGTACCTCGGAGAGGTGACGCACGTGGACGCCCGGTTCGTCCGCCGCCGGGGCGTCCCCGGACGCGGCACGTGGTACACGTCGAAGGACATCGCCGGCGGCGGCGCACTCATGGACGTGGGCGCGCACCTCCTCGATATGCTTCTGTTTCTGAGCGACTGGCCCGAAATAACGGACGTGATGGCCACCGCACGGTCGGACTTCGGCCACCATGACGATTACGCGTACCTCCACATGTGGGGCGAGGACGACGAGGGGCGGATGTACGACGTGGAGGACTCCGTCACCGCCTTCTGCGAGTTCGACAACGGAATGACGGCGAACGTCGAAGTCGCGTGGGCGGCGAACATGGAGTCGACGCACTCGTACATGCTCCGTGGGACGGAGGCGGGGGCGCACCTCGACATCACGAACACGCTGGACGAAGTCGAACTCGAAGTGTCGGAGCGAAATCGCCTCGAACTGTACGAGGCGCGAAGCGGACGGAGCGACCACTTCGTCAACTCCGAGATAGTCGCGCCGTTCAACGACCCGTACCACGACGAACTGGCGGCGTTCACCCGCGCAGTGGCTACCGACGAGAGCCCCGAACTGACCGACATCGACCAAGCGTTGCAGGTGCAACGCGCCATCGACCGAATCTACCGCGCCGGACGTGGCGACTAA
- a CDS encoding tyrosine-type recombinase/integrase, whose protein sequence is MSVDDATEFTGAVARYLRSSGDSKQYRDTAETVLGQFETWLRRRNLDSFEDLERDGEQIIRRYADRLNQRVDADGIAASTAQMYYNVISGFLGFCVRDGVLSRNPATTDRAREPLPRDDQDRTQQFWTPDVRRRLVEYTNDRAYEAIEEDDLDATQAVRERAFVHILAYTGVRGAEVFRVSGDDREGRQGLTWSRVDRESWTFRVWGKSQSWEDVSVLKQARDAIDRWYRVQDPPTDEWPVFPTAHAPSKYAAVRAVREDAEDLLADADVDPVLRECEIAPPAITTHGARKVLARIAEDAGVEVDGEAPKLHGARRGLGDTLFRKDRGLASDILRHSSLSVTKQAYSHIDASERGDAASELLDE, encoded by the coding sequence GTGAGCGTCGACGATGCGACCGAGTTCACGGGGGCAGTCGCCCGCTACCTCCGCTCCAGCGGAGACTCCAAACAGTACCGCGACACCGCCGAGACTGTGCTTGGACAGTTCGAGACGTGGCTGCGGCGCCGCAACCTCGACTCGTTCGAGGACCTCGAACGCGACGGCGAACAGATCATCCGGCGATACGCCGACCGACTGAATCAGCGCGTCGACGCCGACGGCATCGCGGCCTCGACGGCGCAGATGTACTACAACGTCATCTCCGGGTTCCTCGGATTCTGCGTCCGCGACGGCGTCCTATCGCGAAATCCAGCAACGACGGACCGCGCCCGTGAACCCTTGCCTCGCGACGACCAAGACCGCACCCAGCAGTTCTGGACACCCGACGTCCGTCGGCGACTGGTCGAGTACACGAACGACCGAGCGTACGAGGCTATCGAGGAGGACGACCTCGACGCGACGCAGGCGGTCCGAGAGCGCGCGTTCGTCCATATCCTCGCGTACACGGGCGTCAGAGGCGCGGAGGTCTTTCGCGTGAGCGGCGACGACCGCGAGGGCCGACAAGGACTGACGTGGAGCCGGGTAGACCGCGAGTCCTGGACGTTCCGAGTCTGGGGGAAATCGCAGTCCTGGGAGGACGTATCGGTGCTAAAGCAAGCACGAGACGCTATCGATCGGTGGTACCGGGTGCAGGATCCGCCGACCGACGAGTGGCCGGTGTTCCCGACCGCTCACGCCCCCTCGAAGTACGCCGCTGTCCGAGCGGTGCGGGAGGATGCTGAGGACTTGCTGGCGGATGCTGACGTGGATCCGGTGCTTCGGGAGTGCGAGATCGCGCCGCCGGCGATCACGACCCACGGTGCTCGGAAGGTACTGGCGCGAATCGCCGAGGACGCCGGAGTCGAGGTGGACGGTGAAGCTCCGAAATTACACGGTGCTCGTCGCGGCCTCGGTGATACGTTGTTCCGGAAGGACCGCGGACTAGCGTCGGATATTCTTCGGCACAGTAGCCTCTCGGTCACGAAGCAGGCGTACTCACATATCGACGCATCTGAGCGGGGGGATGCGGCGAGTGAACTCCTCGACGAGTAA